In Nitrospira sp., one DNA window encodes the following:
- a CDS encoding toll/interleukin-1 receptor domain-containing protein → MNESHSNAEHVDVFLCHNSEDKPEIRQIADELSRRGLKPWLDEREILPGTVWIEVLDRQIGTIKAAAVFVGKSGIGPWQQNEMWAFIQQFVARACPVIPVILSSATETPDLPNLLQIFDWVDFRKTDPDPYEKLIRGITGEKSDYRKKLFPTSVLLTPSQDDAKVELYSPIAAPRTRSSASNSGFSEIVCRNTGSMEYSGSRSTMKC, encoded by the coding sequence ATGAATGAATCTCACTCCAACGCCGAACACGTCGACGTCTTCCTCTGCCACAACAGCGAGGACAAGCCAGAGATCCGCCAGATTGCGGATGAGTTGTCCCGCAGAGGCCTTAAGCCGTGGTTGGACGAACGGGAAATCCTGCCTGGGACAGTATGGATAGAAGTCCTGGATAGGCAGATCGGTACGATCAAGGCTGCTGCGGTTTTTGTCGGGAAGAGTGGGATTGGCCCTTGGCAACAAAATGAAATGTGGGCATTCATTCAACAATTCGTCGCCCGAGCCTGTCCCGTCATTCCAGTGATCTTGTCGTCGGCCACGGAAACACCCGACCTCCCTAACTTGCTCCAAATCTTCGACTGGGTGGATTTCCGAAAGACCGACCCAGACCCATATGAGAAGCTGATACGCGGAATCACAGGAGAGAAATCTGACTATCGAAAGAAATTGTTCCCGACCAGTGTTTTACTGACACCAAGTCAAGACGATGCGAAAGTGGAGCTGTATTCTCCCATCGCTGCCCCCCGGACAAGAAGCAGCGCGAGCAACTCGGGATTCTCCGAGATCGTGTGCAGGAATACTGGGTCGATGGAGTACTCAGGCAGTCGCTCTACCATGAAGTGCTGA
- a CDS encoding YbaK/EbsC family protein: protein MPIPRTLKSRLDREHVHYEVLPHSQTFQALAVAQTLHLREQEIAKVVIVKVKERFVTTVLPATEKVDVQRLRKLFGTHRVRLATEEEIAQLFPDCELGAMPPLGTLYGLPVYVDRALTHDEEIVFEGGTHSEAIRMRYWDFAALVFPVVAEFHRQPVATC from the coding sequence ATGCCCATTCCACGGACGCTTAAGAGTCGTCTCGATCGTGAACATGTTCACTACGAGGTCTTGCCCCACTCACAGACGTTCCAGGCTCTTGCCGTCGCCCAGACACTCCATCTACGAGAACAAGAGATCGCGAAGGTGGTGATCGTGAAAGTGAAGGAGCGATTTGTCACGACGGTGCTGCCTGCAACGGAAAAAGTGGATGTTCAGCGCCTACGAAAGCTCTTCGGAACCCACCGCGTCCGGCTTGCGACCGAGGAAGAGATCGCGCAGCTCTTCCCAGACTGCGAATTGGGCGCCATGCCGCCGCTCGGCACACTCTATGGGCTTCCCGTGTATGTCGATCGCGCGCTCACCCATGACGAGGAAATCGTTTTTGAAGGAGGTACTCACTCGGAGGCGATCCGTATGCGGTACTGGGATTTTGCCGCACTGGTGTTTCCCGTCGTGGCCGAATTCCACCGTCAGCCCGTAGCGACCTGTTGA
- a CDS encoding NACHT domain-containing protein, translating into MQEYWVDGVLRQSLYHEVLILLGKRQMDEMVEQPPWKYVGDLPDRCRELLQQDHNIHTVFDETGLLLILGEPGSGKTTSLLELAAVLISRTKNDPKERVPIVLNLSSWQKNQSLEEWIAAELSAKYRIPVKIARAWLANGYLVPLLDGLDEVQLANQLDCVAAINTFIETRNPSGLIVCSRLMEYGRLTKRLKLNGAICIQPLGQEEKI; encoded by the coding sequence GTGCAGGAATACTGGGTCGATGGAGTACTCAGGCAGTCGCTCTACCATGAAGTGCTGATCTTGCTGGGCAAACGCCAGATGGATGAGATGGTGGAACAGCCGCCCTGGAAATATGTCGGTGACCTACCGGATCGCTGCCGCGAGTTGCTCCAGCAAGATCACAATATCCACACCGTCTTTGATGAAACGGGTCTTCTTCTCATCTTAGGAGAACCAGGATCTGGGAAGACGACGAGTCTGCTGGAACTTGCGGCTGTCCTGATCAGCAGAACGAAGAACGATCCAAAAGAACGAGTGCCCATCGTATTGAATCTGTCGAGTTGGCAAAAGAATCAGTCGCTTGAGGAGTGGATCGCAGCTGAGCTCTCGGCCAAGTACCGCATTCCGGTGAAGATCGCGAGGGCGTGGCTGGCGAATGGCTATCTTGTGCCGTTGTTGGATGGATTGGATGAAGTTCAACTTGCCAACCAACTAGATTGCGTGGCGGCCATCAATACATTCATTGAGACTCGCAATCCATCTGGACTGATCGTCTGTAGCCGATTGATGGAGTATGGGCGGCTCACCAAGAGGCTCAAACTGAATGGTGCCATCTGCATCCAGCCGTTGGGTCAGGAAGAGAAGATATGA
- a CDS encoding AbrB/MazE/SpoVT family DNA-binding domain-containing protein gives MAVSQISSKGQILIPRQLRHKLGFRAGGKVQLIEEGGRLVITPAADDPIAAATGFLTGKFSLTDDLRREHQEEKRREQKTRSR, from the coding sequence ATGGCTGTCTCACAAATTTCATCGAAAGGGCAAATTTTGATTCCTCGGCAACTTCGACATAAACTCGGCTTCAGGGCGGGCGGAAAGGTCCAGTTGATCGAAGAAGGCGGCCGCTTAGTCATCACACCGGCGGCTGACGACCCTATCGCGGCAGCTACAGGCTTTCTCACGGGCAAGTTCTCCTTAACGGACGACCTCCGTCGCGAGCATCAAGAGGAGAAGCGTCGTGAGCAAAAAACTCGTTCTCGATAG
- a CDS encoding UPF0149 family protein: MTSTVPPFTEVEARLLMRFLSSPPRPKDTLTYPQLAGFLFGLANGPELIPPSEWIPLVFNDQDAGYETQYEAEQVLQAMMALYNDCIRERTVGGVSLPAGCEIRPWAMDNLSADAPLSQWAQGFSIGYDYLEEVWNEYTSDELDEELGALLMTLTFFSSPKLAEVYHQETNGNGTLEQLAQLVMEIFPDAMREYAHLGRSIYQARLEVGDLHREPSAHTKIGRNDPCPCGSGRKFKKCCALMKGTNSGPVFH; the protein is encoded by the coding sequence ATGACGAGTACGGTTCCACCATTCACAGAGGTCGAGGCGAGACTCTTAATGCGCTTCCTCTCTTCACCACCGCGTCCCAAAGACACCTTGACCTATCCTCAGCTGGCCGGCTTCTTGTTCGGCTTGGCGAATGGGCCGGAGTTGATTCCACCCTCAGAATGGATTCCGCTCGTCTTCAACGATCAGGATGCCGGTTATGAGACGCAATATGAAGCGGAGCAGGTGCTCCAGGCGATGATGGCGCTCTACAACGATTGTATTCGTGAACGAACCGTTGGGGGTGTCTCGCTCCCGGCTGGGTGCGAAATAAGACCGTGGGCGATGGACAACTTGAGTGCCGATGCGCCGTTGAGTCAGTGGGCACAAGGGTTTTCAATCGGCTACGACTACCTTGAGGAGGTGTGGAACGAGTACACGTCGGATGAACTCGATGAGGAACTTGGAGCGTTGCTGATGACGCTCACGTTCTTTTCCTCCCCGAAACTTGCCGAGGTGTACCATCAGGAAACGAATGGGAACGGAACTCTGGAGCAGTTGGCCCAATTGGTGATGGAGATCTTTCCTGATGCGATGCGGGAGTATGCTCATCTGGGACGATCGATCTATCAAGCGCGGCTCGAAGTTGGTGACCTCCACCGAGAGCCCTCGGCTCACACAAAGATCGGGCGGAATGATCCCTGTCCCTGCGGCAGCGGGAGGAAGTTTAAGAAGTGCTGTGCACTAATGAAAGGAACGAATTCGGGCCCGGTCTTCCACTGA
- a CDS encoding DUF4926 domain-containing protein: MNHEIRVLDVVALTEDISDRRLLRGQVGTVVESLDPGVFEVEFVDNDGKTYAMLPLKSSQLLVLHYQPA, translated from the coding sequence ATGAACCATGAAATTCGCGTGCTTGATGTGGTAGCGCTGACCGAAGATATCTCTGATCGCCGCTTACTGCGTGGGCAAGTGGGGACTGTGGTGGAATCACTTGATCCGGGTGTGTTTGAGGTGGAGTTTGTGGATAACGATGGCAAGACCTACGCCATGCTCCCTCTGAAATCCAGCCAATTGCTAGTGTTGCACTATCAGCCCGCGTGA
- the sthA gene encoding Si-specific NAD(P)(+) transhydrogenase: MRSYDMVVVGSGPAGQKAAVQAAKLSKRVAIIEKAPQLGGTSLNTGTLPSKTLKDTIEYIHGLGRRGLHHLGAELTKQLTLPDLMTRKDQVIETEVAVITDQLRRNGIEIIQGTAGFVDPHTLSVLRPDGQVDHVHASTIVLATGSRPRRPAEIPFDDLIVCDSDSFLRTTKNPASIIVLGGGVIGTEYASMLAAFGIRVTLIDRRAQMLRFLDQEIAQSLDAQMQHNGVTMRLGQEHLSITVNGTGRPAVHLLDGKTVTADMVLHTMGRIGNIEALNLPAIGIAVDQQGQIAVNAQYQTAIPHIYATGDVIGFPALAATAMEQGRLAACHAFHVSETHDIKVIPYGIYSIPEVSMVGKTEAELAAADIPHATGRAFFREMARGHISGDVHGLLKVIFHRATHALLGVHIIGPGATELIHIGQSVLTYGGTVEYFIHNVFNYPTMAECYRTAALDGLNRLSHHSQSR; this comes from the coding sequence ATGCGATCCTACGACATGGTGGTGGTCGGCAGTGGACCGGCCGGCCAGAAAGCGGCGGTCCAAGCAGCGAAACTGTCCAAGCGCGTGGCCATCATCGAGAAAGCACCACAGCTGGGCGGAACGTCCCTCAATACCGGGACTCTGCCCAGCAAAACCTTGAAGGACACGATCGAGTACATTCATGGATTGGGACGGCGAGGGTTGCACCACTTGGGCGCCGAACTCACCAAGCAGCTGACGCTCCCGGACCTGATGACACGCAAGGATCAGGTCATCGAGACCGAAGTGGCCGTCATCACCGATCAGCTGCGGCGTAACGGCATTGAGATCATCCAGGGCACGGCCGGCTTTGTCGATCCCCATACCTTGAGCGTCCTGAGACCGGATGGGCAGGTTGATCATGTCCATGCCTCGACCATCGTCCTAGCCACAGGGTCACGCCCACGCCGCCCTGCGGAGATCCCCTTCGACGACCTGATCGTGTGCGACTCCGACTCGTTTCTCCGCACGACCAAGAACCCGGCCAGCATCATCGTCCTCGGAGGGGGTGTCATCGGTACGGAATATGCCTCGATGTTGGCCGCCTTCGGTATCAGAGTTACCCTCATCGACCGGCGGGCTCAGATGTTGCGGTTCTTGGACCAGGAAATCGCCCAGTCGCTTGACGCTCAGATGCAGCACAACGGTGTCACCATGCGGCTCGGGCAGGAACATCTGAGCATTACAGTCAATGGAACAGGACGTCCAGCAGTCCACCTCCTAGACGGCAAAACAGTTACAGCCGACATGGTGCTTCACACGATGGGACGGATCGGCAACATAGAGGCATTGAATCTCCCCGCTATCGGCATTGCCGTCGATCAGCAGGGGCAGATCGCGGTCAACGCCCAGTACCAAACCGCCATTCCCCACATCTACGCGACAGGCGATGTCATCGGGTTTCCCGCGCTTGCGGCGACAGCAATGGAACAAGGCCGTCTCGCCGCCTGTCACGCATTTCACGTCTCCGAGACGCACGACATCAAGGTGATTCCGTACGGCATCTACAGCATTCCCGAGGTCTCGATGGTGGGAAAAACCGAAGCGGAACTCGCCGCCGCCGACATTCCGCACGCCACCGGGAGGGCCTTTTTCCGAGAAATGGCGCGTGGCCACATCAGCGGCGACGTCCACGGTCTCTTAAAGGTGATCTTTCACCGTGCGACGCACGCGCTCCTGGGCGTCCATATCATCGGGCCAGGCGCGACCGAATTGATCCATATCGGCCAATCGGTCCTGACCTACGGAGGAACGGTGGAGTACTTCATCCACAACGTCTTTAATTATCCCACGATGGCTGAATGCTACCGCACCGCGGCGCTCGACGGACTGAATCGACTGTCCCACCATTCCCAATCACGATGA
- a CDS encoding TIM44-like domain-containing protein — protein sequence MLKSSQLIAVCIVASLIGLPTLSFAKARGSGGGFSSGARGGNSSMGIGSRGSRTYQDNGAKPIEQSTTPKPSTTPPPNASGAPPMQPTPATPSSWWQRNPLLAGIAGGLAGTWIGHMLFGATESSAKTTDTESGAAPASNNSFGLILLLLAVGMGAVYFFRKSKQTHAPVFTGLSRSTAARGSLLDISPNSATDGPTADHAYTVTTEDKAAFQQLLTDIQSAWSTQDVAALRPFLTPEMLSYFSTALAEDSSRGVQNHVEGVELLKGDVREAWSEGNQDYATVDLRWNARDYTVSTTIPRGEPGYLIEGSEDTPTESYEVWTFMRVRNGRWLLSAIQQ from the coding sequence ATGTTGAAAAGTTCACAGCTCATCGCCGTCTGTATCGTCGCATCGCTCATCGGCCTGCCGACCCTCTCGTTTGCTAAGGCGCGAGGATCGGGTGGAGGATTTTCGAGCGGGGCCCGTGGCGGAAATTCATCAATGGGTATCGGTAGCCGTGGATCCCGTACCTACCAAGACAACGGCGCCAAGCCGATTGAACAGTCCACCACCCCGAAACCGTCGACGACGCCACCACCGAATGCATCAGGCGCTCCACCAATGCAACCGACTCCAGCCACCCCGTCATCCTGGTGGCAACGCAATCCGCTGCTTGCCGGAATCGCCGGTGGTCTCGCCGGAACCTGGATCGGTCATATGCTCTTTGGCGCGACGGAGAGCAGTGCCAAGACCACGGACACGGAGTCGGGCGCAGCACCAGCTTCCAACAACTCTTTCGGCCTCATCCTCCTCCTGCTGGCTGTAGGAATGGGCGCAGTGTATTTCTTCAGAAAATCCAAGCAGACACATGCTCCGGTGTTCACGGGACTCTCGCGTAGTACCGCCGCGAGGGGAAGCCTGCTCGACATCTCGCCCAACAGCGCCACCGACGGGCCAACAGCCGATCATGCCTATACTGTGACTACCGAAGATAAGGCAGCCTTTCAGCAACTGCTGACCGACATTCAATCCGCTTGGAGCACCCAAGACGTGGCGGCCTTGAGACCATTTTTGACGCCGGAAATGCTGAGCTATTTCAGCACCGCCTTGGCCGAGGACAGCAGTCGAGGCGTTCAGAATCACGTGGAAGGAGTGGAGTTGCTCAAGGGAGATGTGCGCGAAGCCTGGTCCGAAGGCAACCAGGACTATGCAACCGTGGACTTACGCTGGAACGCCAGAGACTACACGGTCTCCACGACAATTCCACGCGGAGAGCCGGGCTATCTGATCGAAGGCAGTGAAGACACGCCGACAGAATCTTACGAAGTTTGGACTTTCATGCGCGTACGGAATGGACGCTGGCTCCTGTCGGCTATTCAGCAATAA
- a CDS encoding type II toxin-antitoxin system VapC family toxin produces MSKKLVLDSFALVSLFHKEPGWEKVRAALYDQQRAGTKALLNWINWGEFFYIVKRKVGAGQAVEALHLLEQLPIELVPVDLPLVREAAEIKSAYAVSYADAFCIATAHRLSGTVLTSDPEFHAVEHLITVRWLTT; encoded by the coding sequence GTGAGCAAAAAACTCGTTCTCGATAGCTTCGCGCTGGTCAGTCTGTTTCATAAGGAGCCGGGGTGGGAGAAAGTCCGAGCTGCGTTGTATGATCAGCAACGAGCAGGAACTAAGGCTTTGTTGAACTGGATCAATTGGGGCGAGTTCTTTTACATCGTCAAACGCAAGGTTGGGGCCGGTCAAGCCGTGGAAGCCCTCCATCTATTGGAACAGTTACCCATCGAACTGGTGCCGGTGGACCTTCCTTTGGTGCGAGAGGCAGCGGAAATCAAAAGTGCCTATGCGGTCTCTTATGCCGATGCCTTTTGCATCGCAACCGCCCATCGCCTGTCAGGAACCGTCTTAACAAGCGATCCTGAATTCCACGCGGTCGAGCATCTGATCACCGTCCGATGGCTGACCACCTAA
- a CDS encoding type II toxin-antitoxin system Phd/YefM family antitoxin, whose product MKAQIIEKHGKKEFAVIPYKDFLRLQEEVEDYHDLRDLRRAKADPKNRQGRPLDLVAATLGLKRKS is encoded by the coding sequence ATGAAAGCGCAAATTATCGAAAAACACGGCAAGAAAGAATTTGCCGTCATACCGTACAAGGATTTTCTTCGGCTGCAAGAGGAGGTCGAAGACTATCATGATCTTCGTGATCTTCGCAGAGCCAAGGCAGATCCCAAAAATCGACAGGGGCGACCACTGGATCTCGTTGCCGCAACGCTAGGATTAAAAAGGAAGTCTTAA